CATAGCAGAAAGTTTTTTACCGTTAGGTTCCGATAAATATAAATTGAGGGATTGACCCATGTCTATCCATTTTTGTCTTCTAGAAGCACATTCAATTAACCATTCAGGCTCAATTTCAAAGGCTGTAAGGAAGATCTTTTTCAAATCATCAGGAATCCGTTCTATTTCCAATAAAGAGCCGTCAAAGTACTTCAAATCATCTAACATATCGTCATCCCATAATCCTAATTCCTTGAGCTTACTGATCAAATAGACATTGGGAATTGTAAACTCTCCAGAAAGATTAGATTTCACAAACAGGTGCTTATATGTTGGTTCTATAGATTGAGTGACCCCGATAATATTGGATATAGTTGCTGTTGGAGCAATTGCCATAGTATGACTGTTTCTCATTCCATAAGACTTGATTGCTTCACGCACAGGAGTCCAATCCTTACGACATGATGTATCCATCAAAACATTTTCTTCTCCGCGGTATTCTTTCAATAACTCTATGGTATCTAGTGGGAGATAACCTCGATCCCATTTAGAACCTTTGTAAGAGCTATATGTTCCGCGTTCTTTAGCTAATAAACTTGAAGATAGTATGGCATAATATGCAACCAGCTCTGAACTCTTATCAGCGAACTCTACAGCTTCTGGAGATGCATAGCTAATATTCAGTTTATAAAGAGCATCTTGGAAACCCATAATTCCTAAACCAATAGCCCTATGAGATAAGTTAGCGTTAGCCGCTTCTTGAGTTGGATAAAAGTTAAGATCTATGACGTTATCTAAGATACGAATAGCTATTGAGATAGTTTCCTCTAGTTTCTTTTCATTGATATCACCATTTTCAATATGTTCTACCAAGTTTACAGAACCTAAGTTACAAACTGCTGTTTCATTCTCTGAGCAGTTTAACAAAATTTCTGTGCACAAGTTCGAACAACGTACAACACCAACATGATCCTGCACAGCACGAATATTAGAAGGATCTTTGAAGGTCATCCATGGATGTCCTGTTTCGTAGAGCATACTTAACATCTTACGCCACAAATCTGCAGCCGGTATCTTCTTATATAATTTGATTTCTCCTGTATCTATTTTGCTTTCGTATTCTTCATAAAGCTTATCAAATTCGGTACCATAAGCCTCATGTAATCCAGGAACATCATCGGGACTAAATAGAGTCCACATACCCTGCTGCTCTAAACGCTTGAAAAATAAATCGGGAATCCAGCTTGCAGTGTTGATATCATGAGTACGTCGACGCTCGTCACCAGTATTCTTTCTTAACTCTAAGAAATCTTCGTAATCTAGATGCCATGTCTCTAGATATACGGACGTAGCGCCTTTGCGTTTACCTCCCTGATTCACAGCAATTGCTGTATCATTCGCTACTTTAATGAAAGGAATAACACCTTGGCTTTTTCCGTTGGTTCCTTTAATCAAAGAGCCTGTAGCACGTACTCCAGTCCAGTCATTACCGATACCTCCAGCCCATTTAGAAAGCATAGCATTATCTGATATGACTTTATAAATATGCGCGAGGTCATCCTGTATTGTAGACAAGTAGCAAGAACTTAATTGTGAATGACGCGTTCCA
Above is a genomic segment from Chlamydia abortus containing:
- a CDS encoding ribonucleoside-diphosphate reductase subunit alpha — translated: MVEVKEKHYTVVKRNGMFVPFNQERIFQALEAAFRDTRSLENDSPLPKDLENAISDITHRVVNEVIQKIREGQVVTVERIQDMVENQLYVNGLQDVARDYIIYRDHHKEQREGSWHCVSVIRRDGSTVKFNPMKISAALEKAFRATQKITDVSIQEILSEINGLTNKIVEEILGVCSPEKTIDIEVIQDIVEKQLMVVGHYDVAKNYILYREARSRIRENKQQIDAQKDLVEEVYDVVKSDGTTYSINKSQLIDKFIWACQRFPETTDPQVLADMAFANFYSGIKESEIALACIMAARANIEKEPDYAYVAAELLMDVVYQEAMGKTATDSDLAEAQKQCFKNYILNGETYRLNPRLKEYDLDALAEALDISRDQKFSYMGVQNLYDRYFNQHEGLRVETAQIFWMRVSMGLALNEGDDKTFWAITFYNLLSTFRYTPATPTLFNSGTRHSQLSSCYLSTIQDDLAHIYKVISDNAMLSKWAGGIGNDWTGVRATGSLIKGTNGKSQGVIPFIKVANDTAIAVNQGGKRKGATSVYLETWHLDYEDFLELRKNTGDERRRTHDINTASWIPDLFFKRLEQQGMWTLFSPDDVPGLHEAYGTEFDKLYEEYESKIDTGEIKLYKKIPAADLWRKMLSMLYETGHPWMTFKDPSNIRAVQDHVGVVRCSNLCTEILLNCSENETAVCNLGSVNLVEHIENGDINEKKLEETISIAIRILDNVIDLNFYPTQEAANANLSHRAIGLGIMGFQDALYKLNISYASPEAVEFADKSSELVAYYAILSSSLLAKERGTYSSYKGSKWDRGYLPLDTIELLKEYRGEENVLMDTSCRKDWTPVREAIKSYGMRNSHTMAIAPTATISNIIGVTQSIEPTYKHLFVKSNLSGEFTIPNVYLISKLKELGLWDDDMLDDLKYFDGSLLEIERIPDDLKKIFLTAFEIEPEWLIECASRRQKWIDMGQSLNLYLSEPNGKKLSAMYLTAWKKGLKTTYYLRSSAATSVEKSFTDINKRGIQPRWMKNKSASTSIVVDRAKKTPVCSFEEGCESCQ